In Saccharomyces cerevisiae S288C chromosome V, complete sequence, one DNA window encodes the following:
- the BUD16 gene encoding putative pyridoxal kinase BUD16 (Putative pyridoxal kinase; a key enzyme involved in pyridoxal 5'-phosphate synthesis, the active form of vitamin B6; required for genome integrity; involved in bud-site selection; localizes to cytosol and peroxisomes; similarity to yeast BUD17 and human pyridoxal kinase (PDXK)), with protein MPRLLATQSHVVHGYVGNKAATFPLQCLGWDVDCCNSVQFSNHTGYGLDKVFGTITRETDLKELLSGLFDNFSQDYQALLSGYLPNKNSVRCMGTYYAKFKEANPEMIWLMDPVMGDEGQLYVSEDVIPEYRKLALSPKQLVDIITPNQFELEILYGGEIKTKEHLKKALKKLHQTIPVIIVTSCDCKMFDDKDFIYCVASMEGKTPIVYRVPFIDSYFTGVGDLFSALLLDRVYKILSNPTTTLKFEDQVNNVLNVIQKVLKITRSYASGKMKAKMGSALEMKEMELRLIESRDIYETINIHQTDYIYARL; from the coding sequence ATGCCTCGTCTCTTGGCCACGCAGTCTCATGTTGTACATGGATATGTGGGAAATAAGGCTGCAACGTTTCCCTTACAGTGTCTAGGCTGGGATGTGGATTGTTGTAACAGTGTTCAGTTTTCCAACCATACCGGATATGGTTTAGATAAAGTGTTTGGGACTATAACGAGGGAAACAGATTTGAAGGAACTCTTATCAGGtctttttgataatttttccCAAGACTACCAAGCCTTACTTTCAGGCTACTTGCCCAATAAGAATTCCGTTCGATGTATGGGAACATACTACGCTAAATTTAAAGAGGCGAATCCAGAAATGATATGGCTTATGGATCCTGTTATGGGTGACGAAGGACAATTATATGTTAGTGAGGATGTCATACCAGAATATAGAAAGCTGGCTTTGTCTCCAAAACAGCTAGTCGATATAATAACTCCGAATCAATTTGAGCTGGAGATACTTTATGGGGGGGAAATCAAGACTAAAGaacatttgaagaaggccttaaagaaattacaCCAAACTATCCCAGTGATCATTGTCACATCCTGTGACTGTAAGATGTTTGATGACAaagattttatttattGCGTAGCTTCAATGGAGGGTAAAACCCCCATTGTTTACAGAGTGCCGTTTATTGATTCGTATTTCACTGGGGTTGGTGATTTGTTTTCTGCTTTGTTATTGGATCGAGTGTATAAGATCTTATCGAACCCTACAACAACATTAAAATTTGAAGACCAAGTCAATAATGTTCTTAATGTTATTCAGAAGGTTTTGAAAATTACTAGGAGCTATGCTTCaggaaaaatgaaagcaaAAATGGGTTCCGCCTtggaaatgaaagaaatggaatTGCGTCTTATTGAATCAAGAGATATATATGAAACAATCAACATTCATCAAACAGATTATATTTACGCAAGGTTGTGA
- a CDS encoding uncharacterized protein (hypothetical protein; conserved among S. cerevisiae strains; YEL028W is not an essential gene): MKITITSLLFFLVMIVELASAGTLLHNGANLPSLRDNTTLTDARNVLKYLQVLGFPSNKIAATDTVGTFIIFSNRTEANTTAMTKTVSYCYRNYGHSFYFTHYKYDYFPSGISYMAKLGDATVNHTDLPHFRNNKRLTTQELNAFQHPIVEFQ, translated from the coding sequence atgaaaataacaataacaagccttctattttttcttgtcatGATCGTCGAGCTCGCAAGTGCGGGCACACTACTTCATAATGGTGCAAATTTGCCCTCATTACGTGATAACACCACTCTAACTGATGCTCGTAATGTGTTAAAGTACTTACAAGTGCTTGGTTTTCCAAGCAACAAAATAGCGGCTACAGATACTGTTGGAACTTTTATCATATTTAGCAATCGTACGGAAGCTAACACTACCGCTATGACGAAGACAGTGTCATACTGTTATCGTAACTACGGGCATAGTTTCTACTTCACTCATTACAAATACGACTATTTTCCTAGCGGGATTAGTTATATGGCAAAACTTGGCGATGCCACCGTCAACCATACGGACTTACCTCACTTTAGGAACAACAAACGGCTAACAACGCAAGAACTCAATGCCTTCCAACATCCAATTGTCGAGTTTCAGTAA
- a CDS encoding uncharacterized protein (hypothetical protein; green fluorescent protein (GFP)-fusion protein localizes to both the cytoplasm and the nucleus) translates to MARQDETDCKKLDSNSAFLPLCITSYRSKDEAEKLVSCLHHEGSYFLCFSYGLYTGTSNELKAKVEFALDGPFVVNYATVPMFMSASFCHLLMFNDGSIKGFKCENNKFEIIYDSNVAPKLDTISLLTSSWLNASFEGVLYTCNKNISYDSDLHTLCTTIYSFDFREGIVERFYATDGEEIISFDFISREDLLDDATCTGKSHVYFLCLLKSCYSENLFLKEYNLAGKHGSRKFDLNEYRQYNLLPICDNEFCYMKVVCGHTIVVLTTNYTQIINIKASGLTNGAFFNNKGLPNVENYQFLKDSYDVIYERSVILLTISDVYANKYTAKIHTRSLHRDHVLKELQWTKERVFKPPKHDLCDVILQLPREKYIAVTRINGVNFISKDHRGSKLEKVKSGPAYTNKVYLASQVIGNKGTDIDSLLLGGSFNSRRGFLEKKILVYDKTLFKLVTSSKALVENVTDFWVTDLALNGGDEFAYESGGLIYKNGIFLMDEPYDYGLFVSRTGKVLKAGMDGSTGEFRQVDFLQSNHNSSTMFCYPVQNSKLRISILEAKSGFLRKKEEFFIHGLNSKESIVSCFSDGAEKYLFVIYLDGVFSVWNANQKKVATSHPDYSFIAYDQLIKISWLSKKHKHDSIYVIASSYTGCVRVYKSESNFLRVDLEIHSLYDQKLELLDTIPSLPLVFLYNDKEIILLNLQNMSYGCIQLGLVPRRMRIRPGKALFSLCVLDYDSRISIFEFGSTFYREGFTKQMTSLKPQLENHIFYLPSIPVELYTVPNNLNQAVVCLVDSNSRQYKLMLFNYASMKAVSTFSFSDEKYLHAVVKPLWPEQNSIYLSQRPFYGNKFVVCLGVGEKRTKFWLFEIRNNNITQLYANYLEDCIFSVFIYYECNLVLFSGDSGIAAYKINMLKEGAEILEAYSFPALSSINHIGLPAYMSGDYLVQFEILRDFLRTRFPIRTSIVYPSEYPECPYLGFKRLGSITQVATKIIPKKLREPKNDCLASDKNYLLGRLSDLSCATLKYSNRSYVATIGIDNTLTIYEDSKLSVDKGGLAMPYLKIRLPNKIISLAAIPDGFQNLQICPNFNSQRLEGVIPLFLLCGTEGQIYIISEFIGELWMRTLHDYKKIKLECKRAFRRSEKSMRNVTKQYSVSKETGINESGFDELARNSKRRHIDHSPYKTIDFFDPVKLKR, encoded by the coding sequence ATGGCAAGACAAGATGAAACGGACTGCAAAAAATTGGATAGCAATTCGGCCTTTTTACCTTTATGCATAACATCTTATAGATCAAAAGATGAGGCTGAGAAGCTGGTAAGTTGTCTTCATCACGAAGGAAGTTACTTTTTATGTTTTAGCTATGGATTGTATACCGGAACGTCCAACGAATTGAAAGCGAAGGTTGAGTTCGCTTTAGATGGACCGTTCGTTGTTAACTACGCAACTGTACCGATGTTCATGTCAGCTTCCTTCTGTCACCTGCTAATGTTTAACGACGGTTCCATTAAGGGATTCAAATGCGAAAATaacaaatttgaaattatcTACGACTCTAATGTGGCTCCGAAACTGGATactatttctttattaacTTCCAGCTGGTTAAATGCTTCCTTTGAGGGTGTTTTATACACTTGCAATAAAAACATATCATATGATAGTGATTTGCATACGTTATGTACGACAATTTACTCCTTTGACTTCAGAGAAGGAATAGTCGAAAGATTTTATGCCACCGATGGCGAAGAAATTATCTCCTTTGATTTTATTAGCAGGGAGGATTTGCTTGACGACGCCACATGCACAGGTAAATCACAcgtttattttctttgcctACTTAAGAGTTGCTATAGTGAAAACCTGTTTTTAAAGGAATACAATCTTGCTGGAAAGCATGGAAGTAGGAAATTTGATTTAAACGAGTACCGCCAATACAATCTTTTGCCGATATGTGATAATGAATTTTGTTATATGAAGGTAGTTTGCGGCCATACCATTGTAGTGTTGACTACTAACTACActcaaataataaatataaaagcAAGTGGGCTTACAAACGGggcttttttcaataataaagGTCTCCCAAATGTAGAAAACTACCAATTTCTAAAAGATTCTTATGATGTGATATATGAAAGATCAGTCATTCTCTTGACAATTTCTGACGTGTATGCTAACAAATACACTGCCAAGATACACACTAGGTCGTTACATAGAGACCACGTCCTGAAAGAACTACAATggacaaaagaaagagtgTTCAAGCCTCCTAAACATGATCTATGCGATGTTATTTTGCAGCTCCCACGTGAAAAGTATATAGCGGTGACAAGAATAAATGGAGTAAATTTTATATCGAAAGATCATCGAGGTTCAAAATTAGAAAAGGTGAAAAGCGGTCCCGCTTATACAAACAAAGTTTACCTGGCATCACAAGTTATTGGAAACAAGGGGACAGATATTGATTCACTGCTTTTGGGTGGAAGTTTTAACTCAAGAAGAGGatttttagaaaagaaaattttggtatATGACAAAACCCTGTTCAAGTTAGTGACTTCCTCCAAAGCGCTAGTAGAGAATGTAACTGATTTTTGGGTTACAGATTTAGCACTTAATGGTGGTGACGAATTTGCATATGAATCAGGTGGGTTGATTTATAAGAACggaatatttttaatggATGAGCCTTATGATTACGGTCTATTTGTTTCTAGGACGggaaaagttttgaaaGCCGGTATGGATGGTTCTACCGGAGAATTTAGGCAGGTCGATTTCTTGCAGTCGAACCACAACTCTTCCACCATGTTTTGTTATCCCGTACAGAACTCCAAGCTCAGGATTTCGATACTTGAGGCAAAATCTGGTTTTCTAcgtaaaaaagaagaattttttatccATGGGCTCAATTCTAAAGAGAGTATTGTGAGCTGTTTCTCAGATGGTGCCGAGAAATACCTTTTTGTCATTTACTTGGACGGTGTGTTTTCGGTATGGAATGCCaatcaaaagaaagtgGCTACATCACATCCAGACTATTCTTTCATAGCCTATGAtcaattgataaaaatatcttggCTAAGCAAAAAGCATAAACACGACTCGATTTATGTCATCGCATCATCATACACTGGCTGCGTAAGAGTCTACAAATCagaatcaaattttttgagagTGGATTTAGAGATTCATTCGTTATACGATCAGAAATTAGAACTGTTGGATACGATTCCTTCCTTACCTTTGGTTTTCCTTTACAACGATAAGGAAATAATTTTGTTAAATCTTCAAAACATGTCTTATGGTTGCATACAGTTAGGCTTAGTTCCAAGACGAATGAGAATTCGACCCGGTAAAGCACTGTTCTCTCTTTGTGTTTTAGATTATGATTCTCGAATAAGCATCTTTGAGTTTGGTAGCACGTTTTACCGTGAAGGTTTCACTAAGCAGATGACTTCATTAAAACCTCAATTAGAAAATCATATCTTTTACCTCCCTAGCATTCCCGTAGAGCTCTATACTGTTCCAAATAACCTCAATCAGGCCGTGGTGTGTTTGGTCGATAGCAATAGTAGGCAGTATAAGTTGATGCTATTCAATTATGCTTCAATGAAGGCAGTTTCCACATTCAGTTTCTCGGATGAAAAGTATTTACATGCCGTTGTGAAGCCACTGTGGCCAGAACAAAACTCAATCTACTTATCACAGAGACCCTTTTATGGTAATAAGTTTGTTGTATGCTTAGGAGTTGGTGAAAAACGTACAAAATTCTGGCTGTTTGAAATTAGAAACAATAACATTACCCAATTGTACGCGAATTATCTCGAAGATTGTATATTCTCGGTGTTCATATACTATGAGTGCAACTTGGTTTTATTTTCTGGTGATAGTGGCATAGCagcatataaaataaacaTGCTAAAAGAGGGCGCGGAAATTTTAGAGGCCTATTCCTTCCCAGCACTTTCATCGATTAACCATATAGGTCTTCCAGCTTATATGAGTGGTGATTATCTGGTTCAATTTGAGATCTTGAGAGATTTTTTGAGAACCCGCTTTCCAATTAGGACGTCCATAGTATATCCATCAGAGTACCCTGAATGTCCCTACTTGGGTTTTAAGCGGTTGGGAAGCATTACACAAGTGGCGACTAAAATAATTCCTAAGAAGCTAAGAGAACCTAAAAACGATTGTTTAGCGAGTGATAAGAACTATCTATTAGGTCGATTATCAGACCTTTCTTGTGCAACGTTGAAATATTCCAATAGATCTTATGTTGCCACCATTGGTATTGATAATACCTTGACAATATACGAAGATTCTAAATTATCAGTTGATAAGGGCGGGTTGGCTATGCCATACCTCAAAATTCGGTTACCTAATAAGATAATCTCACTGGCGGCCATCCCAGATGGATTTCAAAACCTTCAAATATGTCCAAATTTCAATAGTCAAAGGTTGGAAGGCGTCATACCTCTATTTTTACTTTGCGGTACTGAGGGCCaaatttatataatatcGGAATTCATTGGTGAGCTGTGGATGAGAACGTTGCATGATTACAAAAAGATCAAGCTCGAATGTAAAAGAGCTTTTCGAAGGTCTGAGAAAAGCATGCGAAATGTTACTAAACAATATTCCGTGAGTAAAGAGACTGGAATAAATGAAAGCGGCTTTGATGAGCTAGCTAGAAATTCAAAGAGAAGACATATAGATCATTCACCATACAAGACCATAGATTTTTTCGATCCTGTAAAACTAAAAAGGTGA
- the SNU13 gene encoding RNA binding protein SNU13 (RNA binding protein; part of U3 snoRNP involved in rRNA processing, part of U4/U6-U5 tri-snRNP involved in mRNA splicing, similar to human 15.5K protein), which yields MSAPNPKAFPLADAALTQQILDVVQQAANLRQLKKGANEATKTLNRGISEFIIMAADCEPIEILLHLPLLCEDKNVPYVFVPSRVALGRACGVSRPVIAASITTNDASAIKTQIYAVKDKIETLLI from the coding sequence ATGTCTGCCCCAAACCCAAAGGCTTTCCCATTAGCCGATGCTGCATTAACCCAACAAATCTTGGATGTCGTTCAACAGGCTGCTAACTTGAGACAATTGAAGAAAGGTGCCAACGAAGCTACCAAAACTTTGAACCGTGGTATCTCCGAATTCATCATTATGGCTGCTGACTGTGAACCTATTGAAATCCTATTGCATTTACCATTACTATGTGAAGACAAGAATGTTCCATATGTCTTTGTTCCATCTAGAGTTGCTTTAGGTAGAGCTTGTGGTGTTTCTAGACCAGTTATTGCTGCTTCTATTACCACCAACGATGCTTCTGCTATCAAGACCCAAATCTACGCTGTCAAGGACAAGATTGAAACTTTATTAATTTAA
- the VMA3 gene encoding H(+)-transporting V0 sector ATPase subunit c (Proteolipid subunit c of the V0 domain of vacuolar H(+)-ATPase; dicyclohexylcarbodiimide binding subunit; required for vacuolar acidification and important for copper and iron metal ion homeostasis), with the protein MTELCPVYAPFFGAIGCASAIIFTSLGAAYGTAKSGVGICATCVLRPDLLFKNIVPVIMAGIIAIYGLVVSVLVCYSLGQKQALYTGFIQLGAGLSVGLSGLAAGFAIGIVGDAGVRGSSQQPRLFVGMILILIFAEVLGLYGLIVALLLNSRATQDVVC; encoded by the coding sequence atGACTGAATTGTGTCCTGTCTACGCCCCTTTCTTTGGTGCCATTGGTTGTGCCTCTGCAATTATCTTCACCTCATTAGGTGCTGCTTACGGTACTGCTAAGTCTGGTGTTGGTATCTGTGCCACTTGTGTGTTGAGACCAGACCTATTATTCAAGAACATTGTTCCTGTTATTATGGCTGGTATCATTGCCATTTACGGTTTAGTTGTTTCCGTTTTGGTTTGTTATTCGTTGGGTCAAAAGCAAGCTTTGTACACCGGTTTCATCCAATTGGGTGCCGGTCTATCAGTCGGTTTGAGTGGTCTAGCTGCTGGTTTCGCTATTGGTATTGTCGGTGATGCAGGTGTTAGAGGTTCCTCTCAACAACCAAGATTATTCGTCGGtatgattttgattttgatttttgctGAAGTTTTGGGTCTATACGGTTTGATTGTTGCTTTGTTGTTGAACTCCAGGGCTACTCAAGATGTTGTCTGTTAA
- the ECM10 gene encoding Hsp70 family ATPase ECM10 (Heat shock protein of the Hsp70 family; localized in mitochondrial nucleoids, plays a role in protein translocation, interacts with Mge1p in an ATP-dependent manner; overexpression induces extensive mitochondrial DNA aggregations; ECM10 has a paralog, SSC1, that arose from the whole genome duplication), with protein sequence MLPSWKAFKAHNILRILTRFQSTKIPDAVIGIDLGTTNSAVAIMEGKVPRIIENAEGSRTTPSVVAFTKDGERLVGEPAKRQSVINSENTLFATKRLIGRRFEDAEVQRDINQVPFKIVKHSNGDAWVEARNRTYSPAQIGGFILNKMKETAEAYLAKSVKNAVVTVPAYFNDAQRQATKDAGQIIGLNVLRVVNEPTAAALAYGLDKSEPKVIAVFDLGGGTFDISILDIDNGIFEVKSTNGDTHLGGEDFDIYLLQEIISHFKKETGIDLSNDRMAVQRIREAAEKAKIELSSTLSTEINLPFITADAAGPKHIRMPFSRVQLENITAPLIDRTVDPVKKALKDARITASDISDVLLVGGMSRMPKVADTVKKLFGKDASKAVNPDEAVALGAAIQAAVLSGEVTDVLLLDVTPLSLGIETLGGVFTKLIPRNSTIPNKKSQIFSTAASGQTSVEVKVFQGERELVKDNKLIGNFTLAGIPPAPKGTPQIEVTFDIDANGIINVSAKDLASHKDSSITVAGASGLSDTEIDRMVNEAERYKNQDRARRNAIETANKADQLANDTENSIKEFEGKLDKTDSQRLKDQISSLRELVSRSQAGDEVNDDDVGTKIDNLRTSSMKLFEQLYKNSDNPETKNGRENK encoded by the coding sequence ATGTTACCATCATGGAAAGCCTTTAAAGCACATAATATACTTCGTATTCTGACCCGTTTCCAGTCAACCAAAATTCCAGATGCAGTTATCGGTATTGATTTAGGTACTACCAATTCTGCGGTAGCTATTATGGAAGGTAAAGTTCCGAGAATTATCGAAAATGCAGAAGGCTCAAGAACTACTCCGTCTGTAGTGGCTTTCACTAAAGACGGAGAACGTTTAGTTGGTGAGCCAGCCAAACGACAATCCGTCATAAACTCAGAAAACACTTTGTTTGCTACTAAGCGTTTAATCGGCCGCCGTTTCGAGGACGCTGAAGTCCAAAGAGATATTAATCAGGTTCCTTTCAAAATCGTCAAGCATTCTAATGGAGATGCCTGGGTAGAGGCTAGAAACAGAACGTACTCCCCCGCCCAAATAGGAGGTTTTATCTTAAATAAAATGAAGGAAACAGCGGAGGCTTACTTAGCGAAGAGCGTCAAAAATGCTGTTGTCACCGTTCCTGCTTACTTCAATGATGCCCAAAGACAAGCTACTAAAGACGCAGGACAAATTATTGGGCTTAATGTATTACGTGTTGTCAACGAACCAACAGCTGCTGCCCTAGCTTACGGTCTAGATAAATCAGAGCCAAAAGTCATTGCTGTTTTCGACTTGGGCGGTGGTACTTTCGATATTTCAATCCTGGACATCGATAACGGTATCTTTGAGGTTAAATCTACCAATGGTGACACCCATTTGGGTGGCGAAGATTTTGACatttatttgttgcaagaaattatttctcatttcaagaaagaaaccGGTATCGATTTGAGTAATGACCGTATGGCTGTCCAAAGAATAAGAGAAGCCGCTGAAAAGGCTAAAATCGAACTGTCTTCTACACTCTCTACAGAAATAAACTTGCCTTTCATAACTGCTGATGCTGCAGGCCCAAAGCATATTCGTATGCCCTTTTCTAGGGTTCAGCTTGAGAATATAACCGCCCCATTGATTGATAGAACGGTTGATCCTGTCAAAAAAGCACTGAAAGACGCAAGAATTACCGCCTCAGATATATCGGATGTTTTATTAGTTGGTGGTATGTCAAGGATGCCCAAGGTTGCAGATACtgtaaagaaattattcGGTAAGGATGCATCAAAAGCTGTTAACCCTGATGAAGCAGTCGCTTTAGGGGCCGCTATACAGGCTGCGGTCTTGTCTGGTGAAGTTACCGATGTTTTGTTGCTAGATGTCACTCCCCTATCATTGGGTATTGAAACTTTAGGAGGAGtttttacaaaattaaTCCCAAGAAATTCTACAATTCCCAATAAGAAAtctcaaattttttcaactgcGGCATCAGGTCAAACATCGGTGGAAGTTAAAGTTTTCCAAGGTGAGAGGGAGTTAGTCAAGGATAACAAATTAATAGGTAATTTTACTCTTGCGGGCATTCCTCCAGCTCCAAAAGGTACCCCACAAATTGAAGTCACTTTTGATATCGATGCGAACGGCATCATCAACGTTTCAGCAAAAGATCTCGCCAGCCACAAAGACTCTTCCATCACTGTTGCCGGAGCGTCTGGGCTATCTGATACGGAGATTGATCGAATGGTTAATGAAGCGGAAAGATATAAAAATCAGGATAGAGCCAGAAGGAATGCCATCGAAACCGCTAACAAAGCTGACCAGCTAGCTAATGACACAGAAAATTCCATTAAGGAATTCGAAGGTAAGCTAGATAAAACTGATTCTCAAAGACTAAAAGATCAAATTTCATCCTTAAGGGAATTGGTTTCTCGGAGTCAAGCTGGAGATGAGGTTAATGATGACGATGTTGGAACAAAAATTGACAATTTGCGAACTTCATCgatgaaactttttgaacagTTATACAAGAACAGTGACAATCCTGAAACTAAGAACGGgagagaaaataaataa